A stretch of the Streptomyces sp. NBC_00078 genome encodes the following:
- the cseB gene encoding two-component system response regulator CseB — protein sequence MAEQTHVLFVEDDDVIREATQLALERDGFAVTAMPDGLSGLEAFRADRPDIALLDVMVPGLDGVSLCRRIRDESTVPVIMLSARADSIDVVLGLEAGADDYVTKPFDGAVLVARIRAVLRRFGHAGGSDRTEIAEDPLTGAVLTFGDLEVDTEGMEVRRAGQPVALTPTEMRLLLEFSSAPGTVLSRDKLLERVWDYGWGGDTRVVDVHVQRLRQKIGQDRIETVRGFGYKLKA from the coding sequence ATGGCAGAGCAGACCCACGTCCTGTTCGTCGAGGACGACGATGTCATCCGTGAGGCCACCCAGCTCGCCCTGGAGCGGGACGGCTTCGCGGTCACCGCCATGCCCGACGGCCTGTCGGGTCTGGAGGCGTTCCGGGCCGACCGCCCCGACATCGCCCTGCTGGACGTGATGGTCCCCGGTCTGGACGGCGTCAGCCTGTGCCGTCGGATCCGGGACGAGTCCACCGTTCCGGTGATCATGCTGTCGGCGCGCGCCGACTCCATCGACGTCGTCCTCGGCCTGGAGGCGGGCGCCGACGACTATGTGACCAAGCCGTTCGACGGGGCCGTGCTGGTCGCGCGGATCCGGGCCGTACTGCGCCGCTTCGGACACGCGGGCGGCAGCGACCGGACCGAGATCGCGGAGGACCCGCTGACCGGTGCCGTGCTCACCTTCGGGGACCTGGAGGTCGACACCGAGGGCATGGAGGTGCGCCGGGCCGGGCAGCCGGTCGCGCTCACCCCGACCGAGATGCGCCTGCTGCTGGAGTTTTCCTCCGCGCCGGGCACCGTGCTCTCCCGCGACAAGCTGCTGGAGCGTGTCTGGGACTACGGCTGGGGCGGGGACACCCGGGTCGTCGACGTGCATGTGCAGCGGCTGCGGCAGAAGATCGGCCAGGACCGGATCGAGACGGTCCGCGGCTTCGGCTACAAGCTGAAGGCCTGA